CATGAACAAGTCACCTCTGGTCGTACATCGGCAGGGCAGAGAGAAGCGTGAAACCCTCCGTCTCGGGTTTCCCTGTTTCTCTGTTTTTACGGCACAAGGCGGATGGAGCCGGGGCCGGCGGTGGTAACCTCGCCAATGCGGGCGGCGTGGGGGAAGCCCTCCCGGTGGAGGGCAGTGAGGATGGCGTCGGCCGCCTCCGGGGCCGCAGCGATAAGGAGGCCGCCGTTGGTCTGGGCGTCGGCCAGAAGATCCAGGAGCACCGGATCCACTCCGGGATCCACCCGGAGGCTGGTGGCGCAGAAATTACGGTTGGCAAAGCTCCCGGCGGGCACCAGCCCCATGGCGGCGTATTCATAGGCCCCGGGGAGAGTCGGCACCCGGCCGGCAAAAATCCTCAGCCCCACGCGGCTGGCCACCGCCATCTCCAGGGCATGGCCCAGAAGCCCGAAGCCGGTGATGTCGGTGAGGCCATGGACGGCGCCGGGAACCAAAGCCTCCCCAGGCAGACGGTTCAAGGCGGTCATCACCGCCACCGCCGCAGCCTCGGACTCAGGGGAGGCCAGGCGGCCTTTCAGGGCCGTGGCGATGATCCCGGTGCCCACCGGCTTGGTGAGCAAAAGCACATCCCCGGGACGGGCCCCGGCGTTGGTGAGGACCCGCTCCGGATGCACCACTCCCGTCACCGCCAGCCCGTACTTGAGCTCGGTGTCATCCACGCTGTGGCCGCCCACCAGAAGCGCCCCGGCCTCGTGGATCTTGTCCAAGCCCCCCGCCAGGATGTCTTTCAGCACCTCCTTGGGCACCGTGGCGCTGGGGTAACAGACAATGTTCATGGCCGTCAGCGGCTGCCCGCCCATGGCAAAGACGTCGCTTAAGGCATTGGCCGCGGCGATCTGCCCGAAGGTGTAGGGATCATTCACCACCGGGGTGAAAAAATCCACCGTCTGGATGAGGGCAATCTCCGACGTCAGGCGGAAGACCCCCGCATCATCCGCGGTCTCAATCCCCACGAGCAGATCCGGGTGGGCCCGGCGGGGCAGCGTCGCCAAGATTTCCTCCAACAACCCGGGAGGAAGCTTGGCAGCTCAACCCGCCGCCCGCACCTGCTCCATCAGCGACTTGTACGCCTGTTCCGTCATGGCGTTTCCCCCATTTATATGGGGGAGGGGGCCAGGGGCCGGTGGGCCCCTGCCCCCTCCCCCCGCCCCTC
This genomic window from Desulfobaccales bacterium contains:
- the selD gene encoding selenide, water dikinase SelD — its product is MTEQAYKSLMEQVRAAGUAAKLPPGLLEEILATLPRRAHPDLLVGIETADDAGVFRLTSEIALIQTVDFFTPVVNDPYTFGQIAAANALSDVFAMGGQPLTAMNIVCYPSATVPKEVLKDILAGGLDKIHEAGALLVGGHSVDDTELKYGLAVTGVVHPERVLTNAGARPGDVLLLTKPVGTGIIATALKGRLASPESEAAAVAVMTALNRLPGEALVPGAVHGLTDITGFGLLGHALEMAVASRVGLRIFAGRVPTLPGAYEYAAMGLVPAGSFANRNFCATSLRVDPGVDPVLLDLLADAQTNGGLLIAAAPEAADAILTALHREGFPHAARIGEVTTAGPGSIRLVP